One region of Miscanthus floridulus cultivar M001 chromosome 19, ASM1932011v1, whole genome shotgun sequence genomic DNA includes:
- the LOC136528717 gene encoding cytochrome P450 711A1-like, translating to MEMAGAAGTEAWLPYVTTLASCAVGVFFLLYFYAPHWAVRGVPGPPALPFVGHLPLLARHGPDVFGLLAKKYGPIFRFHLGRQPLVIVADPELCREVGVRQFKLIPNRSLPAPIAGSPLHQKGLFFTRDERWSAMRNTIISLYQPSHLAGLVPTMQHCIERAADAIPAAGVQQNRDVDFSDLSLKLATDIIGQAAFGVDFGLTASGPSGEAAEFIREHVHSTTSLKMDLSAPLSVALGLVAPALQGPVRRLLSRVPGTADWRVARTNARLRARVDEIVAARARGRSGHHGEGRKDFLSAVLDARDRSAALRELLTPDNVSALTYEHLLAGSATTAFTLSSAVYLVAGHLEVEARLLAEVDGFGPRGAVPTADDLQHRFPYLDQVIKEAMRFYTVSPLIARVTSRQTELGGHTLPKGTWLWMAPGVLSRDAANFPDPGAFRPERFDPASEEQRRRHPCAHIPFGIGPRACVGQRFALQEVKLSMVHLYQRFLFRQSPRMESPPEFQFGIVLNFKNGVKLVAVERCATMP from the exons ATGGAGATGGCAGGCGCCGCAGGAACGGAAGCATGGTTGCCGTACGTCACCACGCTGGCGTCCTGCGCCGTCGGCGTCTTCTTCCTGCTCTACTTCTACGCGCCACACTGGGCGGTCAGGGGCGTGCCGGGGCCGCCGGCGTTGCCCTTCGTGGGGCACCTTCCGCTGCTCGCCCGCCACGGGCCTGACGTCTTCGGCCTCCTCGCCAAGAAATATGGCCCGATCTTCAG GTTCCATTTGGGGAGGCAGCCTCTGGTGATCGTCGCTGACCCGGAGCTctgcagggaggttggcgtcaggCAGTTCAAGCTCATCCCCAACAGGAGCTTGCCGGCGCCGATCGCCGGCTCCCCTCTCCACCAGAAGGGGCTCTTCTTCACCAG GGATGAACGGTGGTCGGCGATGAGGAACACGATCATCTCGCTGTACCAGCCATCGCACCTCGCCGGCCTCGTCCCCACCATGCAGCACTGCATCGAGCGCGCCGCGGACGCCATACCGGCGGCGGGGGTCCAGCAGAACCGCGACGTCGACTTCTCCGACCTCTCGCTCAAGCTGGCCACGGACATCATCGGTCAGGCGGCGTTCGGCGTGGATTTCGGCCTCACGGCGAGCGGTCCCAGCGGCGAGGCCGCGGAGTTCATCAGGGAGCACGTCCACTCCACGACCTCCCTGAAGATGGACCTGTCCGCGCCGCTCTCCGTCGCGCTCGGCCTCGTCGCGCCCGCGCTGCAGGGCCCGGTACGGCGGCTGCTGAGCCGTGTCCCGGGGACGGCCGACTGGAGGGTCGCGCGGACCAACGCGCGGCTCCGCGCGCGGGTGGACGAGATtgtggcggcgcgggcgcgcgggcgcAGCGGCCACCACGGCGAAGGGAGGAAGGACTTCCTGTCAGCGGTGCTCGACGCCCGGGACCGCAGCGCGGCGCTGCGGGAGCTGCTCACGCCGGACAACGTCAGCGCGCTCACCTACGAGCACCTCCTCGCCGGGTCGGCCACCACGGCGTTCACGCTCTCGTCCGCAGTGTACCTCGTCGCTGGCCACCTGGAGGTCGAGGCCAGGCTGCTGGCGGAGGTGGACGGCTTCGGGCCGCGCGGCGCCGTGCCGACCGCCGACGACCTGCAGCACCGGTTCCCCTACCTTGATCAG GTCATAAAGGAGGCCATGAGATTCTACACAGTGTCGCCACTGATCGCCAGGGTGACGTCTCGACAAACCGAGCTTGGAGGCCACACGCTCCCAAAG GGCACGTGGCTGTGGATGGCGCCGGGCGTGCTGTCCCGCGACGCCGCCAACTTCCCGGACCCCGGCGCGTTCCGGCCGGAGCGGTTCGACCCGGCGAGCGAGGAGCAGCGCAGGCGGCACCCGTGCGCACACATCCCCTTCGGCATCGGCCCGCGGGCGTGCGTGGGGCAGCGGTTCGCGCTGCAGGAGGTGAAGCTGTCCATGGTGCACCTGTACCAGCGATTCCTCTTCCGGCAGTCGCCACGGATGGAGTCGCCGCCCGAATTCCAGTTCGGGATCGTGCTCAACTTCAAGAACGGCGTCAAACTCGTCGCAGTCGAGCGGTGCGCTACCATGCCGTAG